One window of the Mycoplasmopsis anatis genome contains the following:
- the ptsP gene encoding phosphoenolpyruvate--protein phosphotransferase, with protein MQIKGIGASKGVALAKVLKIEEKEIKVSEKSSRSIEDEIKLFNEAIKNVEEKIKKGKQMAKDPEHAEIFEAHLNFLNDPFTTERIIDMINQGYSSIYSVSKVYEENEQIFLSMDDEYMRERAADIRDIKSKLLYSLSGITEHDLSSISEEVVIVANDLTPSQTVQLNKEFVKGFVTNIGGPTSHTAIMARSLGIPSVVGTNNILEQVQDGDWIAINGEKGYVIINPNSTEKVEIAKQQKLYQEYLLKLKLFRGKESVTKDGHKVELAANIGSPNDLQSIIDNDAEAVGLFRSEFLYMDNVDWPSEDEQFEAYKKVVSGMNGKRVVIRTLDIGGDKTLKYFKFPEEMNPFLGYRAIRFCLQNEKIFKTQLRALIRASYYGKVAIMIPMITNVKEFLDAKKIFEETYYELSEETSEIAPLSEIEFGLMMETPAAAILSDKFCKYADFVSIGTNDLIQYSMAADRMNESISYLYQPLNPSIIRLIKHVIDGAHKNGKWAGMCGEMAGDRRALPILVGLGLDEFSMSASNILNTREMLSNLSLQKCKEIANKVLEMDTDEEVQEFLNKELK; from the coding sequence ATGCAAATTAAAGGTATAGGAGCATCTAAGGGTGTTGCCTTAGCTAAAGTTTTAAAAATTGAAGAAAAGGAAATTAAAGTAAGCGAAAAATCATCAAGATCAATTGAAGATGAAATTAAATTATTCAATGAAGCTATTAAAAATGTTGAAGAAAAAATTAAAAAAGGAAAACAAATGGCCAAAGATCCGGAACATGCCGAGATTTTTGAGGCACACTTGAATTTTCTAAATGATCCTTTTACAACAGAAAGAATTATTGATATGATCAATCAGGGATATTCGTCAATCTATTCGGTTTCTAAAGTTTATGAAGAAAATGAGCAAATTTTCTTGTCGATGGATGATGAATACATGAGAGAGAGAGCGGCTGACATTAGAGATATCAAAAGTAAATTACTCTACTCATTAAGTGGAATTACTGAACATGACCTTTCTTCAATTTCAGAAGAGGTTGTTATTGTCGCTAATGATTTAACCCCTTCTCAAACAGTACAATTAAACAAAGAATTTGTAAAAGGTTTCGTTACAAACATTGGTGGTCCAACATCTCATACAGCTATTATGGCTAGAAGTTTAGGTATTCCTAGTGTTGTTGGAACCAATAATATTCTTGAGCAAGTTCAAGATGGAGATTGAATTGCCATTAATGGAGAAAAAGGTTATGTAATTATCAATCCAAATAGCACCGAAAAAGTAGAAATAGCTAAACAACAAAAGTTATATCAAGAATATTTATTAAAACTTAAGTTATTTAGAGGTAAAGAAAGTGTTACAAAAGATGGGCATAAAGTTGAGTTGGCCGCAAATATAGGTTCTCCTAATGATCTACAATCTATAATTGACAATGATGCCGAGGCAGTTGGCTTATTCAGATCTGAATTCTTATACATGGATAATGTAGATTGACCAAGTGAAGATGAACAATTTGAAGCATACAAAAAAGTAGTATCAGGAATGAATGGCAAAAGAGTTGTTATCAGAACATTGGATATAGGTGGTGACAAAACATTAAAATACTTCAAATTCCCAGAAGAAATGAATCCATTCTTAGGTTATAGAGCAATACGTTTTTGTTTACAAAATGAAAAAATATTCAAAACTCAATTAAGAGCATTAATCCGTGCAAGTTACTATGGAAAAGTAGCTATAATGATACCTATGATCACTAATGTTAAAGAATTTTTAGATGCTAAAAAAATATTCGAAGAAACATACTATGAATTAAGCGAAGAAACTTCAGAAATAGCTCCATTAAGTGAAATTGAGTTTGGACTTATGATGGAAACTCCTGCTGCAGCAATATTATCAGATAAATTTTGTAAATATGCTGATTTTGTTTCTATAGGTACAAATGATTTAATTCAATATTCAATGGCCGCTGATAGAATGAATGAATCTATTTCATATCTTTATCAACCATTAAACCCTTCAATCATTAGATTAATTAAACATGTGATTGATGGTGCACACAAAAACGGTAAATGAGCTGGAATGTGTGGTGAAATGGCAGGTGATAGAAGAGCACTTCCTATTTTAGTGGGATTAGGACTTGATGAATTTTCAATGTCAGCATCAAATATACTAAATACTAGAGAGATGCTTTCTAACTTATCTCTTCAAAAATGCAAAGAGATTGCTAATAAAGTTCTTGAGATGGACACAGACGAAGAAGTACAAGAATTCCTAAATAAAGAATTAAAATAA
- a CDS encoding NAD(P)H-dependent glycerol-3-phosphate dehydrogenase: protein MDKNKIAIIGTGAWGSALANVLLKNNHEVKMYGVNQEEINDINSGYNRKYFGNKRFHNYKNLSATNNLAMILKNVDYVILATPSGHIKTMLKDIQKVLNYRKINLINVAKGIDSESKNFFSELIYSKFRKNLKNMATLIGPSYATEVFENELTMINVVGRDLNYLAKLTKVFNNDSFKLVISKNEKGSELFAALKNVLAIGIGIISYSNKSKNTQSAMLTIGVKEIHKIYKSLFPELDDEIGFELAGIGDIFLTCSSNKSRNFSFGLDIADKGLKEVLNSQTKTVEGYTTAKILEKIIKEKDIYVPFMSNIINVLYHNKSPFKILDFLEEY, encoded by the coding sequence ATGGACAAAAATAAAATTGCAATAATTGGGACCGGAGCTTGAGGATCAGCTCTGGCTAACGTTTTACTAAAAAACAATCATGAAGTAAAAATGTATGGTGTTAATCAAGAAGAAATTAATGATATTAATTCAGGATATAACAGAAAATATTTTGGTAATAAAAGATTTCACAATTATAAAAACTTATCTGCAACGAATAATTTAGCGATGATATTAAAAAATGTTGATTATGTTATTTTGGCAACCCCATCAGGTCATATTAAGACAATGTTAAAGGATATCCAAAAAGTACTTAACTACAGAAAAATAAATCTAATAAATGTTGCTAAAGGAATTGATAGTGAGTCAAAAAACTTTTTTTCAGAATTGATATATTCTAAGTTTAGAAAAAATTTAAAAAATATGGCAACACTAATAGGACCTAGTTATGCCACCGAAGTTTTTGAAAATGAGCTAACAATGATTAATGTCGTAGGTAGAGACTTAAATTATCTAGCAAAATTGACCAAAGTTTTTAATAATGATTCATTTAAGTTGGTAATAAGTAAAAACGAGAAAGGTTCAGAACTTTTTGCTGCATTAAAAAATGTTTTGGCAATTGGAATTGGCATAATTAGTTATTCAAACAAAAGCAAAAACACTCAATCAGCAATGTTAACAATTGGAGTAAAGGAAATTCACAAAATATACAAAAGCCTTTTCCCAGAATTAGATGATGAAATAGGTTTTGAACTAGCGGGGATAGGAGATATTTTTCTTACATGTTCCTCTAATAAAAGTAGAAACTTTTCTTTCGGTTTAGATATTGCTGATAAAGGGTTAAAAGAAGTACTAAATAGTCAAACAAAAACTGTTGAAGGTTATACTACAGCAAAAATTCTTGAAAAAATCATCAAAGAAAAAGACATTTACGTTCCTTTTATGTCAAATATAATAAATGTTCTTTATCACAACAAGTCACCTTTCAAAATTTTAGATTTCTTAGAAGAGTATTAA
- a CDS encoding signal peptidase II → MNKIQVKFNELIKYVKNNKKQILVNYLIFIVLFVILLLVDQLTKTFIFVHGDVHNINENGLVYVNGNWSNPESINYKSIINYGIFGIRSIWHRGVTFLPSTFSITIIQIISILIFIFCLFVPLMINKKLTVFICFIASGDFGNMLDRFIFNEYVKDIFYFPWIDKGTFNLADAWVMIGAVLIFVYLVIELILDVIKKTKHKNTKNKNIFL, encoded by the coding sequence ATGAATAAAATTCAAGTCAAATTTAATGAATTGATTAAATATGTCAAAAATAATAAAAAACAAATATTGGTAAATTATTTAATTTTTATAGTATTATTTGTTATCTTATTGTTGGTCGATCAATTAACTAAAACGTTTATATTTGTTCATGGAGATGTACATAATATCAATGAAAATGGATTAGTATATGTGAATGGTAATTGATCAAATCCTGAATCTATAAATTATAAAAGTATAATTAATTATGGAATATTTGGAATTAGATCAATTTGACACAGAGGTGTAACATTCTTACCAAGTACTTTTAGTATAACAATCATTCAAATTATAAGTATTTTAATATTCATTTTTTGTTTATTTGTACCATTAATGATAAATAAAAAATTAACAGTTTTCATATGTTTTATTGCATCGGGTGATTTTGGGAATATGCTAGACAGATTTATTTTCAATGAGTATGTAAAGGATATATTTTATTTCCCATGGATAGATAAAGGTACCTTTAACTTGGCTGATGCATGAGTTATGATAGGTGCTGTATTAATATTTGTGTATCTTGTTATCGAATTGATTTTAGATGTTATCAAAAAAACTAAGCATAAAAACACTAAAAATAAAAATATCTTTTTATAA
- the tig gene encoding trigger factor, with the protein MIKAIKDDKNQTITVTVPVSKEEYSKNRLKAEQKVIGKIKIPGFRNGSKLPKNVLDKYLSQAQVEHETINLIAEAKFVEALKSAMEVTKYFFDKPTSIDYKKVDGDNHGELIIVFDRTVDLDSIKLDNIKINFVQREVTDTIVEDELKKLLQKYSSYEEVEEASKLNDTVNIDFKGFVDDEPFEGGEAEGFDLVLGSKQFIEGFEDQLVGKKAGWEGEVNVTFPKEYFAKSLAGKKAVFEVKINKVLKLKEVELTNDNIMLIGGTQGDTIEQAKAKFREKLTITYKNEDKQNFFETLIKEAASKNDLVFSNSMIELKMKDVEGTINKQLKQQDIKKNEYLQLLGINEEEYKERLREEAKQELKIEVIKEAIVISLNLQEVTSEEVEQKYNSISEEVQLPIDKVKQFLPEARVKEIIHVDKMFDSTIQKYSK; encoded by the coding sequence ATGATAAAAGCTATTAAAGATGATAAAAATCAAACAATAACAGTTACAGTACCAGTTTCTAAAGAAGAATATTCAAAAAATCGTTTAAAAGCTGAGCAAAAAGTTATCGGTAAAATTAAAATCCCAGGATTTAGAAATGGTTCTAAATTACCTAAAAATGTTCTAGATAAATACTTATCTCAAGCTCAAGTAGAACATGAAACAATCAACTTAATTGCTGAAGCAAAATTTGTTGAGGCTCTTAAAAGCGCCATGGAAGTAACTAAATATTTCTTTGATAAACCAACATCAATCGATTACAAAAAAGTCGATGGTGATAACCATGGAGAATTGATTATTGTTTTCGATAGAACAGTTGATTTAGATTCAATAAAACTTGATAATATTAAAATAAACTTTGTCCAAAGAGAAGTTACTGATACTATTGTAGAAGATGAATTGAAAAAACTTTTACAAAAATATTCTAGCTATGAAGAAGTAGAGGAAGCTTCTAAATTAAATGATACAGTTAACATTGACTTTAAGGGATTTGTTGATGATGAACCATTTGAAGGTGGTGAAGCAGAAGGTTTTGATCTTGTATTAGGTTCAAAACAATTTATTGAAGGTTTTGAAGATCAATTAGTTGGGAAAAAAGCTGGTTGAGAAGGTGAAGTTAACGTCACATTTCCAAAAGAATATTTTGCTAAATCCTTAGCAGGGAAAAAAGCTGTTTTTGAAGTAAAAATTAATAAAGTATTAAAACTTAAGGAAGTTGAATTAACAAATGATAATATCATGTTAATCGGTGGAACTCAAGGTGATACAATTGAACAAGCTAAAGCTAAATTTAGAGAAAAATTAACTATTACTTACAAAAATGAAGATAAACAAAACTTTTTTGAAACTTTAATTAAAGAAGCTGCTTCAAAAAATGACCTAGTATTTAGTAATTCAATGATTGAATTAAAAATGAAAGATGTTGAAGGAACAATAAATAAACAATTAAAACAACAAGATATTAAGAAAAACGAATACCTACAACTTCTAGGTATAAATGAAGAAGAATACAAGGAAAGACTTAGAGAAGAAGCTAAACAAGAATTAAAAATCGAAGTAATAAAAGAAGCGATTGTAATCTCATTAAATCTTCAAGAAGTAACAAGTGAAGAAGTAGAACAAAAATACAACTCTATTAGCGAAGAAGTTCAATTACCAATAGATAAAGTAAAACAATTTTTACCAGAAGCTAGAGTAAAAGAAATCATTCATGTTGATAAAATGTTTGATTCAACTATTCAAAAGTATAGTAAATAG